In Limibacter armeniacum, a single window of DNA contains:
- a CDS encoding rhodanese-like domain-containing protein has product MELLKKIFGKQPETDYMTLVNEGASILDVRTKAEYAEGHVPDSLNIPLRELNKAQMQKHLPVDKPVIICCQSGMRAGQAKRLLENEGYNNVFNVGNWASLMKKI; this is encoded by the coding sequence ATGGAATTGCTTAAAAAAATCTTCGGAAAACAACCAGAAACAGATTACATGACACTGGTAAATGAGGGGGCTAGCATATTAGATGTTAGAACCAAAGCTGAATATGCAGAAGGCCATGTGCCAGACTCTCTGAATATTCCCTTAAGGGAACTAAATAAAGCACAAATGCAAAAACACCTGCCAGTTGACAAGCCTGTTATTATTTGTTGTCAGTCAGGAATGAGAGCAGGACAAGCCAAACGGCTATTAGAAAATGAAGGTTACAACAATGTCTTCAATGTCGGGAACTGGGCATCGTTAATGAAAAAAATTTAA
- a CDS encoding YeeE/YedE family protein gives MDWIQNAWPWYVSGPMIALVMTLLLITGKSFGMSANLRVICAACGAGKKCDFFSFDWKVQRWNLMFAFGAILGGVLAVNFMNGAEGAEISAQTVADLKALGVASSGESLLPKEFFNLEFLLTWKGLVMLIGGGFMVGFGARYAGGCTSGHAISGLSNLQLPSLIAVIGFFIGGLIMTHLLMPLILG, from the coding sequence ATGGATTGGATTCAAAATGCATGGCCTTGGTATGTTTCAGGGCCAATGATCGCACTTGTGATGACATTACTGCTTATTACAGGTAAGTCATTTGGAATGTCAGCCAACCTGAGAGTAATCTGTGCTGCTTGTGGTGCTGGAAAAAAGTGTGATTTCTTTTCTTTTGACTGGAAAGTACAAAGGTGGAACTTGATGTTTGCCTTTGGCGCTATCTTAGGTGGTGTATTGGCGGTGAATTTTATGAATGGTGCTGAAGGTGCCGAAATCTCAGCACAAACTGTAGCTGACCTCAAGGCATTGGGAGTTGCTTCTTCAGGTGAATCACTATTGCCAAAAGAGTTTTTTAACCTTGAGTTCCTTCTTACATGGAAAGGTTTGGTGATGTTGATTGGAGGAGGTTTTATGGTAGGATTTGGTGCACGATACGCTGGTGGCTGTACTTCAGGACATGCTATCAGTGGACTTTCAAACCTTCAGTTACCTTCTTTGATCGCAGTAATAGGATTCTTTATTGGGGGGCTTATCATGACACATCTTTTAATGCCACTTATTCTAGGTTAA
- a CDS encoding Crp/Fnr family transcriptional regulator, translated as MLRDSERIIEMIRQTYSGVFDESLTQKIGEVGVIKTFEQGEYLMDIGNDITAVPLIINGSLKVVREDEEGREILLYYMERADTCAMSLTCCLRHKRSGVRVVAEEAGTAIMVSVQDTEEWMGTNASWRAYVMESYTFRMEEMLRAIDQLAFQKMDERLLNYLINKSEVKNSRKLSISHAEIAIDLNTSREVVSRLLKKLEKENVIQLGRNQLEIMK; from the coding sequence ATGTTAAGGGATTCGGAAAGAATTATTGAAATGATTCGTCAGACTTATTCAGGTGTATTTGATGAGTCTCTGACACAGAAAATAGGAGAAGTAGGAGTTATTAAAACATTTGAGCAAGGAGAGTACCTGATGGACATTGGCAATGATATTACAGCCGTACCTCTAATTATAAATGGTAGTTTAAAAGTGGTCAGGGAAGATGAAGAAGGCAGGGAAATCCTATTGTATTATATGGAGAGGGCAGACACCTGTGCTATGTCATTGACTTGTTGCTTGAGACATAAGAGAAGTGGGGTAAGGGTTGTCGCTGAGGAAGCAGGTACTGCAATTATGGTTTCGGTACAGGATACCGAGGAGTGGATGGGTACCAATGCAAGTTGGAGAGCCTATGTGATGGAGTCATATACTTTTAGAATGGAAGAAATGCTGAGAGCTATTGATCAGTTGGCATTTCAGAAGATGGACGAGCGTTTGTTGAATTACCTGATCAATAAAAGTGAAGTCAAAAACTCAAGAAAACTGAGTATTTCACATGCTGAAATTGCCATTGACTTAAATACATCGAGGGAAGTAGTGTCACGCCTTCTTAAAAAACTGGAGAAAGAAAATGTAATCCAGCTTGGAAGGAATCAGCTGGAAATAATGAAGTAA
- a CDS encoding phosphatase PAP2 family protein: MIQIYKEIRPYNFALLLTGLLLLIGAGVVSFLPKGDLLIFLNTYHNKVLDHFFYYLTNMGDGLIFLPLVLIAFLIDKRLGIYYLLVGLMHAALVSIGKYILFENSPRPIIYLKQYTLHLVEGLKVHKWNSFPSGHTATVFAACTAIILFLKSKLLQVLMIIIACLAGISRVYLCQHFFQDVFIGAVLGVVSPWFLWKVYYFPVVLMKDGIQ; encoded by the coding sequence ATGATTCAAATTTACAAAGAAATAAGACCCTACAACTTCGCCTTGTTGTTAACAGGGTTGTTATTACTCATTGGTGCAGGAGTCGTATCATTTTTGCCCAAAGGAGACTTGCTGATCTTCTTGAATACATACCACAATAAAGTATTGGATCATTTTTTCTATTACCTGACAAATATGGGAGATGGACTTATCTTTTTGCCTCTTGTCCTAATTGCATTTCTAATAGATAAAAGATTAGGCATATACTACCTGCTAGTAGGTTTAATGCATGCAGCACTGGTCTCAATTGGTAAGTATATACTTTTTGAAAACTCACCTCGCCCGATTATTTACCTAAAACAGTACACCTTACATCTGGTAGAGGGGTTAAAAGTACATAAATGGAATTCATTTCCTTCTGGTCATACAGCTACAGTGTTTGCGGCTTGTACAGCTATAATACTATTTTTAAAGTCAAAGTTACTGCAAGTCCTGATGATAATAATTGCTTGTCTGGCAGGTATTTCACGCGTGTATTTGTGTCAGCATTTTTTTCAGGATGTATTTATTGGTGCTGTCTTAGGAGTAGTTTCTCCATGGTTTCTATGGAAGGTATACTACTTTCCGGTTGTACTGATGAAAGATGGTATTCAATAA
- a CDS encoding sulfite exporter TauE/SafE family protein → MEVLGYAGAIAIGVSLGLIGGGGSILTVPVLVYLLHIDPVLSTAYSLFIVGSASLVGAVGNMKKGLVSYKTAIIFGLPSMAAVFLTRKFLVPAIPDHLMDIGNFELTKPVMMMLVFAVMMLLASVSMIKGRSQENCQSQLEPSKNQYLMLLVQGVLIGTLTAFVGAGGGFLIIPALVVLAKLPMKTAIGTSLTLIAFNSLFGFIGDVLQRDIAWSFLLIFAALAVAGIFIGMKLAEYIPGYKLKKGFGWFVVIMGVWVLSKELIF, encoded by the coding sequence ATGGAAGTTTTAGGATATGCAGGTGCAATCGCAATAGGAGTTTCACTCGGACTGATAGGAGGGGGAGGGTCGATTCTGACAGTACCTGTCTTGGTATACTTACTCCATATAGATCCTGTCCTGTCAACTGCATATTCACTGTTTATAGTGGGGAGTGCATCATTGGTAGGAGCAGTAGGGAATATGAAAAAAGGGCTAGTCAGTTATAAGACAGCAATCATCTTTGGTTTACCGTCTATGGCAGCGGTGTTCCTAACCCGAAAATTTCTCGTTCCAGCCATTCCTGACCATTTGATGGATATAGGCAATTTTGAGTTGACTAAGCCAGTGATGATGATGCTGGTATTTGCAGTAATGATGTTGTTGGCTTCGGTCTCCATGATCAAAGGTAGAAGTCAGGAAAACTGCCAAAGTCAGTTGGAGCCTAGTAAAAATCAATACCTGATGTTGTTAGTACAAGGTGTATTGATTGGAACACTTACAGCATTTGTGGGTGCAGGAGGAGGCTTCCTGATTATTCCAGCTTTGGTTGTACTAGCCAAGCTACCAATGAAGACGGCAATCGGAACCTCTCTTACTTTAATAGCTTTCAATTCGCTGTTCGGGTTTATTGGCGACGTATTGCAAAGGGATATTGCATGGAGTTTCTTACTGATTTTTGCAGCGCTAGCAGTTGCAGGAATTTTCATAGGGATGAAGTTAGCTGAATATATTCCAGGATATAAGTTGAAAAAAGGATTTGGCTGGTTTGTCGTCATCATGGGGGTTTGGGTACTCTCAAAAGAGTTGATTTTCTGA
- a CDS encoding transposase, translating into MKNYILHKETKPAPKECARLAKITLSRLYVFLEPLLETLNQVLDKRLVRTFYHLFVSILSLENSRHSLLVTRLGAHFLGEHQGWAGMKRIHRLLDSQKWMSTLLDNFFEQQAVAFATEVVASGKWLLALWDDGEIEKHETEKGEGLCPVRSSKFKRLIRIRKGYYDPPTTKPAFVAGLHWLTVLLSGMDTAPILFRSDCWSHRGPQAEGWYDRHVRLLKRCQELLGDTALHVFDRGFAATRWLSFLIGLQCRFLIRWNGHYILLNSAGVKKKTCYLSIGKKATSTRMVWDMKQQVYRKAGVLWMRVTHPAYPDVPLTLIICRSGKMGRSPWYLLTSERVENSRHAWKLVFAYSRRWLVESTFRYNKAELGIESIRVMTWEKRMKFIKIVMLVYLFLLWLMHLRKGVLVVLILKHTSDKKGKRYRIASIPLYRLRDALIFLMKQEFG; encoded by the coding sequence ATGAAGAATTATATTCTACATAAAGAAACAAAGCCAGCTCCCAAAGAGTGCGCCCGTCTGGCAAAAATCACCTTAAGTCGGTTGTACGTATTTCTGGAGCCTTTACTTGAGACCTTGAACCAAGTATTGGACAAACGTCTGGTCCGAACTTTCTACCATTTATTTGTCTCGATCCTGAGCCTGGAAAACAGTCGGCACTCCTTGCTGGTGACCAGGTTAGGCGCCCACTTTTTGGGAGAGCACCAAGGCTGGGCAGGTATGAAACGTATCCATCGGCTACTGGACTCACAGAAGTGGATGTCAACCTTGCTGGATAATTTCTTTGAGCAGCAGGCTGTAGCATTTGCCACAGAGGTAGTGGCTAGCGGCAAGTGGTTGCTGGCCCTGTGGGACGATGGGGAAATAGAAAAGCATGAGACGGAAAAGGGGGAAGGGCTCTGCCCTGTACGCAGCAGCAAGTTCAAGCGTCTGATCCGCATCCGGAAAGGGTATTACGATCCTCCTACCACCAAGCCTGCTTTTGTAGCAGGCCTGCATTGGCTAACGGTATTGCTGTCGGGTATGGATACGGCTCCCATCCTGTTTCGCAGTGACTGTTGGAGCCATCGTGGTCCGCAGGCGGAAGGCTGGTATGACCGGCATGTCAGGCTCCTGAAGCGATGTCAGGAGTTGCTTGGAGATACCGCGCTACATGTATTTGACAGAGGCTTTGCCGCAACCCGTTGGCTCAGCTTCCTGATCGGACTGCAATGCCGGTTCCTCATCCGGTGGAACGGACACTACATCCTGCTCAATTCCGCCGGGGTGAAAAAGAAGACCTGTTACCTGTCCATTGGAAAAAAAGCCACCTCTACACGGATGGTATGGGACATGAAACAGCAGGTCTACCGAAAAGCCGGTGTCCTCTGGATGAGGGTGACGCACCCTGCATACCCGGATGTGCCACTCACCCTGATCATCTGCCGGTCAGGAAAGATGGGAAGAAGCCCTTGGTATCTACTCACTTCCGAGAGGGTGGAAAACAGTCGACATGCCTGGAAACTGGTTTTTGCCTATTCAAGAAGATGGCTTGTCGAAAGCACTTTCCGTTACAACAAAGCTGAGCTGGGTATTGAGTCTATCAGAGTCATGACATGGGAAAAGCGAATGAAGTTTATCAAGATCGTCATGCTTGTTTACCTGTTTTTGCTTTGGCTGATGCATTTGAGGAAGGGTGTCCTAGTAGTACTTATTCTAAAACATACTTCTGACAAAAAAGGAAAGCGGTACAGAATTGCTTCCATACCGCTTTATAGACTTAGAGATGCCCTGATTTTCTTGATGAAACAAGAATTCGGGTAA
- a CDS encoding DUF6691 family protein has protein sequence MKFKIGIRYILIGVLFGIVMTKSEAVSWFRIQEMFRFQSFHMYGIIGSALLTGIVITAVIKRFGIRDVYGETIKFHDKEKSISRYLIGGTIFGLGWALTGACPGPMFVLLGHGFLIMFIVILSAITGTFVYGLLRDKLPH, from the coding sequence ATGAAATTCAAGATAGGAATTAGATATATACTGATTGGTGTATTGTTCGGTATTGTCATGACCAAGTCGGAAGCGGTATCATGGTTCAGAATACAGGAGATGTTTAGGTTTCAGTCATTTCATATGTATGGAATCATTGGATCCGCATTGTTGACTGGGATTGTCATAACGGCAGTCATCAAAAGGTTTGGTATCCGTGATGTTTATGGTGAAACAATAAAATTCCATGACAAGGAAAAGAGTATTTCAAGATACTTGATTGGGGGTACCATTTTCGGATTGGGTTGGGCATTGACAGGTGCATGTCCAGGACCAATGTTTGTTTTACTTGGACATGGCTTCCTGATTATGTTTATAGTAATTTTGAGTGCAATTACAGGGACTTTTGTCTACGGTCTTTTGAGGGATAAGCTTCCTCATTGA
- the metH gene encoding methionine synthase, translating to MKADIRKQAEERVLILDGAMGTMIQRHKLTEEDFRGTRFASHASDLKGNNDLLSITRPDIIKEIHRLYFEAGADIVETNTFSGTSIAMADYQMEDLVYELNYASAAIAKEVADELTAKEPHKPRYVAGSIGPTNRTASISPDVNDPGYRAINFDQLVEAYYEQVQALVEGGADILLVETVFDTLNCKAALFAIDQYFEDVKNGNLVDRRPRGREEEFPNLSVGVDLPIMVSGTITDASGRTLSGQVAEAFWNSIRHANLFSVGLNCALGADLLRPYIQELSRVANVNISAHPNAGLPNEFGQYDQTAKEMADIVDSFKGLVNIIGGCCGTTPDHIHDIAETFKTAAPRTIPKHKPFMNLSGLEPVTIKPDSMFVNIGERTNVAGSLKFKRLIKEEQFDEALEIARTQVEGGAQVIDINMDDGMLESKECMVRFLNLIASEPDIARLPIMIDSSKWEVIEAGLKCIQGKGVVNSISLKEGDDAFKDNARKVLRYGAAVVVMAFDEKGQADSYERRIEICKRSYDILVNEVGFPPEDIIFDPNILTVATGIEEHDNYGVDFIEATRWIKQNLPHAKVSGGVSNISFSFRGNNVVREAMHSAFLYHAIKAGLDMGIVNAGMIEVYEEIPKELLERVEDVILNRRSDATERLLELAETVKGDGKKVEVDLSWRETTVQERLSHALVKGIVDFIDEDVEEARQQFDRPIQVIEGPLMDGMNIVGDLFGEGKMFLPQVVKSARVMKKAVAYLIPFIEEEKRKNPQLSARKTAGKILMATVKGDVHDIGKNIVGVVLACNNYEIIDLGVMVSLEKIIKTAQEEEVDIIGLSGLITPSLDEMVYVAEELERKGMKTPLLIGGATTSRIHTAVKIDPKYSGPVVHVLDASKSVPVASAFTSDDAASREGVFTHFKEEYVRLREDHEKRKGGKKLISLEDARKNKVEIDWDNSSFTKPSFLGAKSLKNYNLEEILHFFDWTPFFQSWELAGRYPAILNDSVVGSEARKLFDDAQTMVKQIIEQQAFQANAVFGFFPANSVEDDIELYKYDKQLVPMPDNPAHTETFFEENREEVSEVLCNLRQQNIKAKGRPNFCLSDFVAPKSTGKQDHMGAFTVTIHGADELAKKYEADHDDYNAIMVKALADRFAEAFAELLHQKVRKDYWGYIKDESLDNDSLIREKYVGIRPAPGYPACPDHLEKRKLFDLLNAESEIGIELTESFAMYPAASVSGWYFAHPDSKYFGLGKIDKDQIEDYAKRKNMSVEEIERWLSPVLGY from the coding sequence ATGAAAGCAGATATCAGAAAGCAGGCCGAGGAAAGGGTGCTGATCCTGGATGGAGCCATGGGAACCATGATCCAGCGACACAAATTGACAGAAGAGGATTTTAGAGGGACTCGCTTTGCCAGTCATGCTAGTGACCTGAAAGGTAACAATGACCTACTGTCCATTACAAGACCTGACATTATCAAGGAAATACATCGACTGTACTTTGAGGCTGGCGCTGACATTGTAGAGACCAACACTTTTAGTGGTACCAGTATAGCCATGGCTGATTACCAGATGGAAGATCTGGTATATGAACTCAACTATGCTTCAGCAGCAATAGCAAAAGAAGTAGCTGATGAGCTTACAGCTAAGGAGCCTCATAAACCAAGATATGTAGCTGGCTCAATTGGACCAACCAACAGAACGGCTTCCATCTCTCCAGATGTAAATGATCCAGGTTATCGTGCCATCAATTTTGACCAACTGGTAGAAGCATACTATGAGCAAGTACAGGCATTGGTAGAAGGAGGAGCAGATATCCTTTTGGTAGAGACTGTTTTTGATACGCTTAACTGTAAGGCAGCCCTTTTTGCAATTGACCAATATTTTGAGGATGTAAAAAATGGCAATCTAGTGGACAGACGTCCTAGAGGCAGGGAAGAGGAGTTTCCAAACCTGTCAGTAGGGGTTGACCTTCCAATTATGGTTTCCGGTACGATTACAGATGCTTCTGGACGTACACTTTCCGGTCAGGTAGCAGAAGCTTTCTGGAACTCAATCCGTCATGCAAACCTGTTTAGTGTTGGTTTGAACTGTGCCCTAGGTGCCGACTTGTTGAGACCCTACATTCAAGAGTTATCTCGTGTAGCCAATGTCAATATTTCTGCACACCCAAATGCAGGATTGCCCAATGAGTTTGGTCAGTACGATCAGACAGCGAAAGAGATGGCTGACATTGTTGATAGCTTTAAAGGATTGGTAAATATCATTGGGGGTTGTTGTGGTACAACACCAGATCACATCCATGATATTGCTGAGACATTTAAAACGGCAGCACCTAGAACAATACCTAAGCACAAGCCTTTCATGAATTTGAGTGGTTTGGAACCGGTTACCATTAAGCCAGACAGCATGTTTGTCAATATTGGTGAGCGAACCAATGTGGCAGGTTCCCTTAAATTCAAGAGACTGATTAAGGAAGAGCAATTTGATGAGGCTTTGGAGATCGCCCGTACGCAGGTAGAAGGTGGTGCACAGGTGATTGACATCAATATGGATGACGGAATGTTGGAGTCAAAAGAGTGTATGGTTAGGTTCCTGAACCTGATTGCCTCTGAGCCTGACATTGCACGTTTGCCAATCATGATTGACTCCTCAAAATGGGAAGTGATTGAAGCTGGACTTAAATGTATTCAGGGTAAGGGTGTTGTAAACTCTATTTCCCTAAAAGAAGGAGATGATGCATTTAAGGATAATGCCCGAAAAGTATTACGTTATGGCGCTGCTGTAGTGGTGATGGCCTTTGACGAAAAGGGGCAGGCAGATTCATATGAAAGAAGAATTGAGATTTGTAAAAGGTCTTACGATATATTGGTCAACGAAGTAGGCTTCCCTCCAGAAGACATCATTTTTGACCCTAATATCCTGACTGTTGCTACAGGTATAGAGGAGCACGACAACTACGGTGTTGACTTTATCGAAGCTACAAGATGGATCAAGCAAAACCTGCCTCATGCTAAGGTGAGTGGAGGTGTTAGTAATATCTCCTTCTCATTCCGTGGTAATAACGTTGTACGTGAAGCCATGCACTCCGCATTCCTATATCATGCCATCAAGGCAGGTTTGGATATGGGTATTGTAAATGCTGGAATGATTGAGGTGTATGAGGAGATTCCTAAGGAATTGCTCGAAAGAGTTGAGGATGTCATCTTGAACAGAAGATCCGATGCAACTGAAAGACTGTTGGAACTGGCTGAAACGGTAAAGGGTGATGGTAAGAAAGTAGAAGTTGACCTTTCTTGGAGAGAGACAACAGTTCAGGAAAGACTTTCACATGCATTGGTAAAAGGAATTGTTGATTTCATCGATGAAGATGTAGAAGAAGCACGACAGCAATTTGACCGACCAATTCAGGTGATTGAAGGGCCACTAATGGACGGTATGAATATCGTAGGAGACCTGTTTGGAGAAGGTAAAATGTTCTTGCCTCAGGTGGTGAAGTCTGCTCGTGTAATGAAAAAGGCCGTTGCTTACCTGATTCCTTTTATTGAAGAAGAAAAGAGAAAGAATCCTCAGCTTTCTGCACGTAAAACTGCCGGTAAAATTCTGATGGCGACAGTGAAAGGTGATGTCCATGATATTGGTAAAAATATCGTTGGAGTAGTCTTGGCCTGTAACAACTATGAGATCATCGACCTTGGAGTGATGGTGTCGTTGGAGAAGATTATCAAGACAGCACAGGAAGAAGAGGTGGATATCATTGGGCTTAGTGGCCTGATTACGCCGTCATTGGACGAAATGGTTTATGTGGCTGAAGAGTTGGAGCGCAAAGGTATGAAAACACCATTGTTGATTGGTGGCGCGACAACGTCTCGTATTCATACGGCTGTGAAGATCGACCCTAAATACAGCGGTCCTGTAGTACATGTACTGGATGCGTCCAAATCAGTACCAGTTGCCAGTGCATTTACCTCTGATGATGCAGCGTCAAGAGAAGGGGTCTTTACTCATTTCAAGGAAGAGTATGTTAGACTGAGAGAAGACCATGAAAAGCGTAAAGGCGGTAAGAAACTGATCTCATTGGAAGATGCTCGTAAGAACAAGGTGGAAATTGATTGGGACAATTCATCATTTACCAAGCCTTCTTTCTTAGGTGCAAAATCCTTGAAAAATTATAATCTGGAAGAAATCTTGCACTTCTTTGACTGGACTCCATTCTTCCAGTCATGGGAACTAGCAGGTAGATACCCTGCCATTCTGAATGACTCAGTGGTTGGTAGTGAAGCAAGAAAACTGTTTGATGATGCACAGACAATGGTCAAGCAAATCATCGAGCAACAAGCTTTTCAGGCAAATGCTGTATTCGGTTTCTTCCCAGCCAATAGCGTAGAAGACGACATTGAGCTTTATAAGTATGACAAGCAGTTAGTTCCAATGCCCGACAATCCAGCCCATACAGAAACCTTCTTCGAGGAAAACCGTGAGGAAGTCTCTGAGGTACTGTGTAACCTTCGTCAGCAGAATATTAAAGCGAAAGGGCGTCCTAACTTCTGTCTTTCTGATTTTGTGGCACCAAAATCAACAGGTAAACAGGATCATATGGGTGCATTTACTGTAACGATTCATGGAGCTGATGAATTGGCTAAAAAATATGAAGCTGACCATGATGATTACAATGCAATTATGGTGAAAGCACTGGCAGATCGATTTGCTGAAGCTTTTGCTGAATTGCTTCACCAGAAAGTCAGAAAAGATTATTGGGGTTATATCAAAGACGAGAGTCTGGATAATGATTCCCTTATCAGAGAAAAGTATGTAGGTATTAGACCTGCACCGGGTTACCCAGCATGTCCGGACCACCTTGAAAAAAGGAAGTTGTTTGACTTGCTGAATGCAGAATCGGAAATTGGTATAGAACTGACTGAAAGTTTTGCGATGTATCCTGCGGCTTCTGTAAGTGGTTGGTACTTTGCTCACCCTGATTCCAAGTACTTTGGTCTAGGAAAAATAGACAAAGATCAGATAGAAGATTATGCCAAGCGTAAGAATATGTCTGTGGAGGAAATAGAAAGATGGTTGAGTCCTGTATTGGGATATTAA
- a CDS encoding MBL fold metallo-hydrolase, whose product MKNLVEQIYTGCLAQGAYYIESKGEAAIIDPLRETAPYIKMAEERGAKIKYVFETHFHADFVSGHVDLAKKTGATIVYGPTAQTTYDVHVATDNEEFKIGDYTITVLHTPGHTMESSTFLLKGADGKPQAIFTGDTLFIGDVGRPDLAVKSDELTKEDLAGMLFDSLHNKILPLPNDVIVYPGHGAGSACGKNISKETTDTLGNQKKTNYALQDLSKDEFIKQVTNGILPPPQYFAKNAMLNKKGYEAIDEVLAKGLNALTPDAFEKAPQKEGVLILDTRAPQEFNKGFVKGAINIGLSGKFAGWVGALIEDLKTPILLVTDEGSEEEAVTRLSRVGYDNPIGFLKGGFKSWENAGKTVDSIKSIPATALEEKMKEGTVSILDVRNPNEYLSQHIEGAVNFPLDYINEHLNELDKDQPFYLHCAGGYRSMIATSILRKQGYHNIVDVTGGFGAIKETGIQLTAYVCPSTL is encoded by the coding sequence ATGAAAAATCTAGTTGAACAAATTTATACAGGATGTCTAGCACAAGGTGCTTATTATATTGAATCAAAAGGAGAGGCTGCGATCATTGATCCATTAAGAGAGACAGCACCATATATCAAGATGGCTGAGGAAAGAGGCGCGAAGATTAAATATGTATTTGAGACGCACTTCCATGCTGACTTCGTATCTGGACATGTTGACTTGGCTAAGAAAACTGGAGCTACAATTGTGTATGGACCAACAGCTCAAACAACTTATGATGTGCATGTAGCCACAGACAATGAGGAGTTCAAGATTGGTGATTACACGATCACAGTACTTCATACTCCAGGCCATACAATGGAATCAAGTACTTTCTTGCTGAAAGGAGCTGATGGAAAACCTCAGGCAATTTTCACAGGTGATACGCTGTTCATCGGTGATGTAGGACGTCCTGACCTTGCGGTGAAATCAGATGAACTGACTAAAGAGGATTTGGCAGGAATGTTATTTGACTCGCTTCATAATAAAATCCTTCCGTTGCCAAATGATGTAATTGTATATCCAGGTCATGGCGCTGGTTCAGCATGTGGAAAGAATATAAGTAAGGAAACCACTGATACTTTAGGCAACCAGAAAAAGACAAACTATGCGTTGCAGGATTTATCTAAGGATGAGTTTATCAAGCAAGTGACCAACGGAATTTTGCCTCCTCCTCAATACTTTGCCAAAAATGCAATGCTTAACAAAAAAGGGTATGAGGCTATTGATGAAGTTTTGGCAAAAGGTCTGAATGCTTTGACTCCTGATGCATTTGAAAAAGCACCCCAAAAAGAAGGTGTGTTGATTCTAGACACAAGAGCACCACAGGAATTTAACAAAGGATTTGTAAAAGGAGCTATCAATATTGGTTTATCAGGTAAGTTTGCAGGTTGGGTAGGAGCTCTTATCGAAGATCTGAAAACACCTATCTTGCTGGTAACAGATGAAGGTTCTGAAGAAGAGGCTGTGACAAGATTGTCACGCGTTGGTTATGACAATCCGATTGGCTTCCTGAAAGGAGGATTTAAATCATGGGAAAATGCAGGTAAAACAGTTGACTCAATTAAGTCTATACCTGCAACTGCTTTAGAAGAAAAAATGAAAGAGGGTACAGTAAGTATTCTGGATGTAAGAAATCCTAATGAGTACCTGTCTCAACATATAGAAGGTGCGGTTAATTTTCCACTTGACTATATCAACGAGCACTTGAACGAACTGGACAAGGACCAACCATTCTACTTGCATTGTGCTGGTGGTTACCGTTCAATGATTGCGACTTCAATATTGAGAAAGCAAGGCTATCACAATATTGTGGATGTAACGGGTGGATTTGGAGCTATTAAGGAGACTGGTATACAACTTACAGCGTACGTTTGTCCTTCTACATTATAA